TACCCAGCTATCATCAGGCACAACACTGAAAGAGTTTCCCCCTTTGCAACCGCAGTCCTGCTGAGACTGACCAAAAAATGATCGCGGAAGGTCTTCCAAACCCGCACATTCTAGCAAACAtttatgtacacacacacacacacgcacacacacacacacacacacacacacgcacacacccccccccacacacacacgtagtGTTCATACACACAGACATAACCTCATTCTGCTTCATCACCTCACCTCAGTCGCCCATAtatacagacacacagacacctTTATGGTTCCAGCCTCACTCCCAGCGGGGGAAGGCTATATCTCTGCCCAGAGGTTCACCAGTGAGGGAAAATACACATTGGGTTTTATTGATGTCACCTCAGTTTGTTTATTGATTTGAATCCATATGCACGATAGGTTTTACTatctttacttttacttattGTGTTTCCAATGAAATGCCAcaaatggtaaaaagaaaacaagtcacTTTAATGTGCTGGTGTCGCTGAGTATGGTTAGATTAGCGTTTTTAACGGCTCCATGAAAGCAACTCTAGTCTAACCACATTGTTTTCTGGACATAACCCCTGATCTTTGCAGTACTTTTCATCTTAGGTTAGACCTGCAGAATATCTGAATGATAGTCTGGGAAGAATTACTCcgaaaatgttaaatatgtgGTATGCATAAACATAATCTAAGAAAATGAGCCAAATAATCATTAAGGCCatctttgaaaatattaaaatgggtaaatttgtaaattttaaggaaaaataaaacaatcacattTTGCAACCtactgttaaaaatgtatttgaaactactactactactttaTGATACAGAAAATAACCTACCGTTCCACAATAAAACTGAGGTGTTTgctgattatatttttttagatgaagtggcgagatttatttttccaacaaagatttatgtttgtttggACAGGTATTGTCTATTCTGGTTGCTTTTAagcactgaaaaacatttctcataataaagttaatttaaatctTGCTCTGCATACTTtacctttaaaaatgtcactaatTTTTGTCTCTCTGTCATTTTTTGCATAGGCAGCAACTGGAGGAAATGGCCCaacatttcaaatttgtttCGGTCCATCAGTTTGCCGCTGAGATTCTGAAAGGAAGTTCATCTCATAGACTCGACTGGCTCTGTCGGTACTACACTTCACTGAACCACTCTGATGTGGCCGAAGCTGTCAGAGAAAACTTCCCTGACACGACAGCGCAGCCTTCCTCTCCTACAACTGCTGCTTTCTCATCATCTACTAAAATGTCagacaaaaatcaacaatttaaATCTTCCAGAGTCAGAAAAGTAAGGAAATACAGTCAGACCAGAAGAACTAGCCCCAGATCTCCACAAAGCAATATTTCTTCACCACAGAGTGGATCTGGCATCCTAAAAAATAATGGTCTTGAACCACCAAAAAAGGCAGGGATATCTGAGAAGAATCTCCCAGATCCTCTACAGGATGTTCAAAGGTTTGTGtcagaggagcaggaagaaaTGGTCTCCAGTGCCAGCAGACATTCAAGGACACAGAAGAGCAGTGTTTCTTCTGCTGGAGCCTGCCGAGCTGGTGGTGGTCTTGCCGTAGATCGGGCCAGCAGCCTCGGTCAGGGATCCAGGGAGTCTGCTGTTGCTGCTTTCCTGAAGCACACAGACAGAGACTGCCCTTCTTCGCCTGACCTCAGGCGTTGCAGCTCTGCCATGTTATCCAAACCCACACCTCAAGACAGGGAACAAGGAATCCAGGAATCCTCACTGAGGACGGGTGAAACATCACAAGAAAGTTCTGAGCCTCCTTCTGCATTGTGCAATAGCTCCCACCTCAAAGATCTTATAGGAGATACATCCATTCTTGATGATTTGCTGAAACCTAAAGGCAAGAATGTGCAACAGAAAAGCGCCCCAAAAACACCTCCCGTATCTTCTTTGCTGCTAAACCCAAAACCCGACACATCTTCTTCACTTAAACTAACTTTAGGTACTGATTCAAGCTCAGTTACACAAAATACTGCACTGGTGCAGACATCAAGAAGCGCTCGCAAAGACATCTGGGACATCCTCAGTGAGGGCAATGAAGAGAGAATCAACAGACTAACAGACCCAGAGGAGGTCCAGAAAGTTTGCCTTAACACCACTTTTGCCACTCGAGGTTTTTCTGGACGAAAGGAAAGCAAAAATctctggaaaacaaatgacaagTTTCTATGGAGGAAATGACACAATAAAGCCTGGGCAATTAATGACCTTGGGAAGGTTTGAATGGATTGTCCTTACGTTCCTCCGTTTGAAACtctatttgcttttatttttacatgtcatAATCAAACTCTTGCAACTCCTGCTTGCATCATTCCCATAACACAAAAGCAAAGTCAGGCTCATTTGtgctttaattatttcatgAGCATGTCGTAACACACAGCTGTTTGACCCCTTTCAGCTATTGTGTTGAGGTAAACGGACACCCCAAAAGAAAATTTGTGCTCCGTGTTGTGTTTAGCAGAAATTAGAACGTGCCAATCAGTAAGCAAGAGAAAGGGATGGATGTCTCAAAAGACCGCACAGGTTGTGTTCGTACTACTGGGTGGCAGATCGCGTCATGCAAGTGTATGCCATAGCCACACCCGTGTTAAATCGTACacaggaagaaataaaacaccttttttcCCCAGAACCCTAaaccacttttttctttcatctgcagattccagtttttgtttttttttgttaattgtttttgtcatcaaaggaaaaagattttttctaactttttctaaCACCTGCTTGCTGGGAACGGTTTATGTCTAATCAAACAATGCCCTCATTGTATCTTATATTTAAAGCCATCTGTATAAGTTTGCCAATGATGGAAAACCAAGTAACAGTAACAGTTACCCTGTAGATATCAGGTTGTGGCACCTAATTTGGTTTTACAAGACTGTTTATGAGTCTTGACATCCTTTTTGAGCTAGATTGCCACTCATCTTTGCTTCCAATCCAAAATTTGTGAACTCTTTGTCACAAACTTAAAACTTTGTCCACGGATGGAAAACAGTTGATTTTGGTTAACAAATTCTTATGCCAGCTACTTGTTAATACATGCAAACTTGCAGTTTTCTTCAGCTTGAATGAAAATACCGATTTATATTGGAGCCTTTATGTATTCTACTGTTGATTTGCAAAAAGCAATAATGGATATAATGGATTCAAATGTAAGCACcaaatttttgtttgtaaaattccTTAAATCTACTGTACTGTTATAGCAACCTACAAAGCGATGGTCGATCATGTGCATAAGGCCTTTAGAGAGGCACTGTATTCGTTAGGGAACATGCGGATTTTGTTTAAGTCATTAAATATAATGTACGTGGGAAGAATTATTACAACATTTTAGCGCAAGATTTATTAACAGAAACTTCAGGGTGTCTCATCAAGCTAACAGCTGCAGTGGAGGGGTGCAGAGCTTTCCTGCTCTTACCGTAACAGGCAGAGGAGGTCtctcaacattaaaaaaacacctCTCTCCCTTCATTAGGAAATTACACTCAATTTGCCCCTCATTCCTATCCAGTTACCCAGGAAACTGTTAGCTGTAATTTGGGTTAATACACTGGCTCCTGGTCCTTCCGTTCCCCATTGTGCCCCATCATAAAAGAGACATAATGCAGATGCATAAAAACTTCTGCCAACCGAGTGTCTAATACACTGACTCACACAGTAAAGGAGGCTaatcctctttcttttttttttttttttgctcacatAGATCACCACTGGGaattaaaaatgctaatgaATTGCACTGGAAGGATTCCACAATATTTGTATGGAGCTCTAGctattaaaatttgaaaagacttttaagttaaaaaaaaaaatctactcaaaaGAGCAGAGTAGCAAGAAGTAGAGGGAGGTCTGCTCTTTTGCTTCTTACAGACAAAAGGAATGGAAAACTGTGTGTTTTACCATGGGGTAAATATTGAGAGAGTAGAGATATAAACGAAGTGAAGAACTGCCTGGGTCTCTGTTGCTCTGCCAAAAGCATGTGCGTCACTTGATCCATTGTTTAGTGTGGAGAGGTCTCTGCAAGCAGGCGGCTGCCTCCCTGCTCCAGCTGCGGCCGCTCCACTGTTTATGTTTGCTGGGCCCTTCGCCTTGAAGTGAGGCTATACAAGCAAAGCCCAGCCATATGTGAGCGTTTGGCcatcaggagaaaaaaaatcactagtcttctcttttttttaatccatactTCTACTGTTTCTCACCCTCAAGCTCaatttctttgtgtctttttatctCTTGTTTTGTCTACTTTCCACCAAACATTAGCCACCGAACATTAGTTCGGCCCCAAACTTCTTCCTCATTTGGGGAAGTGGAAAGGTTGAAATAATCGTCTTCTATAAAAATGTTGGTCTTGGATGAGGGGGGCAcaatgtttaaaactttaagagctcaatgtcagattatttcacctaatGTAAGAATGGACAGCACAATTCCAAGATAGTTAATCAGAAAGTGGTTTGCAaagtttgtaaaagtttaacCTTTTCACCTTTTGTAATATAAAACCACATGCTTAATTGTTTTCtattatgattttatgtaacaaaccAGCATAAAGTCAAGCATGATTCTGAAGTGTAAGGAATATGGCTTTCAAAAAGAATTGTCAGTCCTGTTTACTTTGATATCCTTAAGGAAAAGTCATGGAAACCAATCACATTCCAACACTGGCTTGAAAGgtcaagaataaagttgtagagAAGTTAATTGCAGGATTATAAAACATCAGGCCAATCCGCATACTCCTGTAAACCTAACCAAGAAAAGGACGACCAATAACGCTGACAAACCAGGTGAAAAGCTACAATAACCCTGGAGGAGCTACGTAAGTCCATAGTTCAGTTGGTAGAGTGCTGACAGGACAATTATTATTTGCACACTTTCCAGGCCTGGTCTTCATGAAAGAGtgacaagaagaaagccataagAAGTCTTGTTTTCCACAAGGCATGAAAGACTCAGTAAACATGCGACGAAGGTGCTTGGGTCAGACATTTTTGACTTACATGCAAACTGCTTAGTGCGGCAGAAAACTAACAGTGTGATACATGGTAGGATCATTCAGACTAGATGCATTTCTTCAGCAAGAACATTAAACAGGTCAGAGTTGATTTGAACATGGATGACACAGAGCAATCATGGAACAAAACATGTTAGTGGCTGAAAATAGTTGAGACTTTGGTAGACGATTGTCTTCCACATGTAACCTGAACCGCATTGAAATGGTTTTGGTTGAAGCAAGTTAATATGTTTGAATAGCTCAGTCATAGTCTCAACccaaatgcaataaaaaaaatgttatcaagCCTTGGAAACAATATTGAAcgttattttaatgcaatttgaCTGCGCTAGAAGTATGTTGGCAGTGAATGAGCCATGAGAATGACTTCTCCCCTTACTCTTTAGATTTAGTCTTTGAATATCGTTTTCCATGTGTTTTACAATTATGCAGTATTTGGTTATGATTTATCTCCAACCCCCCCCGTTAAATACATTGAACGTTTGATTtgacaaaagatgaaaaagttcAGAAGAGATGAAGACTTTTACAAGCATCCAAACATGCATCAAAGTCTTCCAGTTTTTGAGTATTTGCTGTTCCAACCATCAATAATCTAATAATTGCAGCACCATTCATTTAATACAAAATCAGCAGTTTCCATTATTGGCGGATACAAATATAACACTGTTGGACTgaatcaaggataaaagggTGAAAGGATTCCAATCTTCATCTTAAATTCCTCAGTCAACCTGGATAATTTCTTATGCGGCAGCTTCCCTGCGTCAAAGCAAGTCTGTGTGTTTCCGAGGGTTAGCTGTCCTGACCTTGACTTCTGGGTGGGCTGCATAGGCCATGTGCTTGCTTTGGAACATTGGAGGTTGCTTCTGTTTGCTGAAACAACACGCAAGCGGTGGAGTGGCACAGAGAGCATCATCACACGCAGTACTTCACTCCCTTTTTTAGACACAGTCACAGACTCACATACACAGAAATTAAGCACAGTAAAAACCGTCTTCTGAGACTTCATCGTAGCACATAAGCCATGCTTATTATGTCAAATGGAagtaatcattttctttttgcccagactaaagtatattttttatctgCCACAGGATGTGTTGCTGCTCTCATCTTTTTTGTCCTTAAATTTAATCCCACTGATAGAAAAATGATTGAATTTGGCCTTTTTTATggacagtaataataatagtaattatCCCTCTTTGATATGTGTAATGCTTTGACATAAGACATCAAAGAGTTGCCATAATTGCATTGGCACCAGGTGAGTCAAGACCACCTAAGATGCAGAAACCCCCTGTTCTTGAGAAAGCAGGGTAAACAACTTTTGATTTCAGCAGCAGGTGACACAGACATGCCTCTGCAGCAGGTTTTTCAAACTTAGATTACAGATAAAAGTCCTCCAAGAAATTTCTAAATTAGACATGGCTTTTAAGTTAAAGTGACAGACAATATTAACTATCATCTTGTTACTTATTTATTCCAAAGCACTCATGTTATACTTCTATGCATATTTATCTTTGCAATAGATACATTTAGATGCATTGAAATTTCCATTAGAGAAGGTTCAGAGTAATAACCCCGCTTTTATTTCACAGTCTTTGCCTGTTCTGCCATCTGGTGGCGGTTTTCAGTATTGTAAGGTTTGTatgaaaagttgtttaaaaaaaaccttacgGAATCTCCTATGGGTTTCTAGATTGTAAATTAGAATGCATAATCCAATATTTATAAGaattatatatttgtatatgtaataatttatataaattttataaatacaattCTTGCTTATATAATCCATAGTTGTCTGATAAGTCTGACAAAATTTAACAGATAAAAAAGAAGggtgtttttaaacttttgaaaagaataataagaatgaatgactgaattaataagaaaatagataaaatacCTAAATTGGTTAGCATTTACTTTAGGCATTGGATTAAAGTTATGAATGACACAATTGAATGTGACCAAAACACAGAAAGCAGTCAGACACTGTTAGAAAGCAATATAACCTCAATTAGACCTTCGAtactgcagagcagaaaatccATCAAGCAAACAGAAATCCACAAATAAGAGATGGATGTGGAGAATGGAGTGAGAATAacatgaaacacaacaaaatatggTCAAAACAAGATGGAAAATCCAAAAGTAGGAACTGTAAATGATAAGAAGTGACATAATCTAGAACACAGATAATCAAAAATCACTGGAAAATATAGAGTACAATAAGGGGATTAGTAGTTGTGAAATCTACGTAATGACAATGAAATGATAAAATCGGAACCTGAATGCAAAGCAAACAGGCCAGGATGAAGACATATATAAATGTCAGTTCCAACTTtggaaaatattgataaaataaagTGGCCTGTAGGGGTTCCTGCACGATGGAAATGTcagatttagcatttttcttgATAAACAGATGTTATAGATGTGAGgtcatgttaaaatgtgaaactttcaATAAATTTACATAGAATGAGTCTTCTGAATAGCTACTCtctttaaattagtttttgaaaaacatgggaggacttttttcaataaaattacttcatctttctcattttctaaTATACCTGGTTATGCCTGAGGTTTTAGAGTACTTGACGTTTTGGGGGTCTCTGGTTTTCTAACTAATTGAACTACAACAGTAATTTCTAGctatatttcaaaaacaatagTGATGTTTATCAGCTTACctttgtaaaattataattgCAAATATTTTGGCCCATTATAACAGAACATTTCACCTTCTTTATTggaaattttatgtgacagacacaCAAAGCTTCCACCAGCTTTGCACTAAGATCCTTGTGCAAATCTGAACTTGGAAGAGCTGCTGAATCCTTGTTCTATTCTAATCTAAATCTTCTTTTAATACTTCCTgtactttgtaaaataaaatgtccctttggtttaaaaaaaaaaaaaaaaaaaaatggcagtgactaaaaaacactaaattttgACTGATGCACTCATCAAaattcttaaatatattttgctttaTCAACAGCgcaaattgttttcttttttcaccagGAAATCTATGCTGAAGACAAGAAGTCCAATGCTTATACATATTGGTCattctgaaaaattatttggtgtcaatcagattggatggagagcataAATTCTCAAATCTTGTAGATATTCATCAGTGGATTTAGGTCTGGTTtaactgggccattttaacacagtgcaatgctttgatctaaaccactgCACAGTAGCTTTGGTTGTGTGCGCTCAGTGTTACTGCCGTTCTATCCTCTTGCACAGCCTTATgccgccaccaccatgtttcaccactGGAATGGTGCGTTCAGGACAATGTGCAATGTTATTTTCTCACAATATAGCACTTTGCATGTGTGAGCTTCCTGTATGTTACTATTTACAGCCTCTGCCTCTTCTTCACTTCCATTATCACCCTCATTTAACAGTTATATGTATGTATTTCCTGAATTTTAGACAGGGATGTCCAACAAGTCCAATAAGTTCACAAGTGTGGACTTGTTTAGTTTGTAGCACTCCCCCTTCTGGCTGAACTGTGTAGGACAGTTTTTTAATGCCCTGGCTCTCCAGAGGACAGGTGTTCAGGTTGTTCCTCTAGAACTGGTTGCTAAACATCATGTAGCTATCTCTGATGGATGAAGAAAGTTTGGAGGCCAGACTTTCATACGTTTATGCTTTGATTTAATGCATCTGCGGCAGAGGAAGGTCACTGGTCTGCAGTGGTTTGTCATGGTAGAAACTTTATGAAAACTTTTCAGTAGTGTGAGCCTGGATTTTAAATGTACTGAAGTGTCTTTTAATCTTTCCCTCAGAACTAGCTCTGCCTTCTCACTTCTTGTGTCTTCCTATGTACTTCTTCACATAGGAAGTACAACAGAGACACCTTCCCTGTCTCTGTTGAAGTATTTCCACATTAAGGTGGGTTCAGggatttttgcagtgttatgTTTCCATCAAACATAGCTAAGCTAGtttttcatctgaccagagcaccttcttctcCACTGTGACCCTCAAACCCGAGGTGCTCTGTTAAATGGTCTTTCATAAGCTTAGTCACATAAAAGtcagcttttaaaatttttgaattacaaaaatatttctcaaagcTACAAGCCACAACacctttaacatgttttattaaagaatgttgcatttataacttttttttaatttcacctCATCTGCTCATTGTTgcttttacttctgttttacCGATTGCCACACCTTAAAATCTTCTCATTAAATGTCATGTAGGACAAATAAAGACTGTCCTCCTTCAAGTAGGTGTCATTTAGTTTCAGTTTGAAACAGTCAGAGCAAGCATGGAGGATCTAAGCTCAGGGTCACTCTGACCATCTCTATCTCCTTCTCCCATCCCCTCCACTATCTTTGATGGGGGAGGATTGTACATCATGGCTGTCTAAACATGTTGCCTGCCTATGATTTTGGCTTTTCTCACAGCTCATAAGGCCGTGTGAACCTGACCGTGCAGACAAATGACCTGACGTCTTTGTAGTTTTATCATTGTACGTCATTTGCAGCAGTCTTTTGCAGTACGTCTTCTTGGTATCTGTTACCATTCCGAACCAAAATCCAGCTTGATATGACGTTCACTTTCTTTCACTATGCGGTTTGTGCAAGGTAAGTACATTTAGGACAGCAGTAAGACACCAGACtcataaactaaaaaaacatgtttttttatgatttataacaagatgtgaaaataatgtgaaataatgttaaaatatttaggaCACACAGtgaaaaagtttgtatttttcaacACATTTGGACATATAGATTTGTCAGagattgaataaaaatgaaaaactgaaagaaaagacttcttttttttctgtaaaatgcaAAACGACAAATACAGTTTTTGGCTGAGAAGAAATTAGGACACCCACACATTTATTCCTATTTATAATGGCTAAAATTACGCCCAAATATATCACATCATTGTACATGATTAGAACATTGTTGCTTTGCATTTTGATTTCCATGTTTAAACTGCAGACATTTAGGTGAGCATGAACACCATGGTGAGAGCCAAAGAGCTGTCTGAGGTCCTGAGAAAGAACACAATGGCAGCTTCTGAGTCTTGTTCAGTATCTAAAGATATCTCACAAGAACTAAAATCAGTGAGTTCCACTTTACAGAAAACAGTGTATTAGTGAGACATTCAGAACAACTGCATACATTCTCAGGTCTGGCAGTACAAGAAAATTCACCctaaaattaaaccagatgCTTAAAGAAGTCAATCTCATAAAAACTTTCACTTCATACATGTTCACTGGACATACAGCAGGCTCTTGTTTATGAGACCACGGTTCTTAATTGCCACCCTCAAACTGCTTACAGTGTCCTCTTAGGTACATAAGGACACTGGCCTCCTTATGACAATTAAGGTGTTAAGCAAATTAAGTAATTCTGCCAAGGGCTGGCTGAGTGTTAAGACACTGGACCGAGTTAGAGCTTAATCTTAATCTGATTGAGATGCTGCAGGTTGACTTGAAAGAAATATTGTCAATAGGCTACTGTCACAAATGTAATGCACTGCTATCCTGTTCCCTCAAAATGAACCAGTGGAGAGTGATGGTGAGTTATACagagttgcattttatttttaatagtttgtgATACATTTACCTGACATCTGTTTGAATAACACTATAGCAGATACAATACAGATTGATAAATCCGGACATAAGAAATTATGACAAAGACTagttttaaacagtttgtacaataaaactttaaagctGCGCATTAGTGTGTTAAGCTTCATTTATTgagggtttgttttttcacataacAGGAAATAACAGGAAATCATAGGTCTTTATAATTTTAGCCATAAATATgtacatataaaaacacaaaaatcataATAATCGACTCCTTCTGTTGTTCACAGCATCCATCAGTTCCATTACTAAAAGTGGATTCAACAATTTCACGTGTTCCTATTTTTTCATACCATTCTTAGATTCCATTTTTGACTCAGAAACTGATTCTCTCtgacctgttttctttttaacgtAGTCCTGTAAGCCTTGCAGCACAATCTCAGCATAGAAAAGCTTAAGGGGAATAGACTGCAGCAACCAGGCCTAAATGAACAACACAAAGACATCCATAAGGATAATTCAGTCTGTTAGCATATAGTGCCTTGTCCAAACTCTTCAACTTTTTCAGCAATTTCTCATGTTTCAGCCACAAAATTCAGTGCATTTTCTTGTGATTTCATCTGaaagaaatatacaaattaaTATGCAACAGTGAAGAGGACATGTTTCTGCCAGCGAGCTTTGCACATAAATAGACTGAAATTTTagtccattcttctttgcaaaatagcaaTAGCCGAGTCAGAATGCATGGAGAAAGTTTGTGAATCTTCAAGTCTTACCAGGGACCCAAGGCAAGTAGTTGCACCAAATCTTGTTTTGGAAGTGTCAATGTGAAGGGGGTTGATAATAACTTCATGACACTTTGAGATGTTTAcatgaaaagcatttttaaaaaaaaaaaaaaacaaatatcattgtttttccactttgcaaatataacttttttgcctaataaataaacatgagaaaatgtggaaagttCAAGATGTTTGAATGCTTCTGCAAGGCACTATTACTTGGTATCATGAGATACTTTTGTAAATTGTTTTACCAGGAGCGTGTGGCAGATAGTGCCGTTGATTTTGTCTCCAGCTCTGAGGTACTGCAGGGATGTTTGTACAAAGTATTCTGGCAGCAGCGTCACAATGTTCGTTTTTTGGAAACCCGCCATCCGAGTGGAGACCCCGAAAGGAGCCACAGCCtgagaaaatattcagaatgtGCTTCAGGTTCACAGCAAACAGTTTCAGCCTATTTGTGGTCCAAAGTTTTTTGGAGAAAGTCTGAAAGAATATTATGATACCTGTATGATGATCCCTCTATCTTTGTACTCTGCTTGGAGACATTGAGAAAATCGTTCCACGAAGACCTGGACAACCCGACATTCACGCAAAGATTACAAATGATCCAATCAGATGACCTGCAAAATATCTTAGATGGATCATTTTACCTTCGATGCAGCATAAAGGGTATAGAGTGGAAAGGGAAAAGAAGCAATTCCTGAAGCGACATTGATGATCACCCCTTTATTCCTACAGAGCCAAAGAAAGATTCAAAAATCAACAACTGGAaacatatttgtggaaaattgaACTGCGTTGAACAGCATATTATAATAAACTCTGTTAAACATTACAtctaatgaagaaaacatgggTAGGAGACCTGTTCTCCATGCCTGGGAGGATTATTTTGCACATCTgaagacaaatgaaaacaagGTCAGATTCGAGAGAAATGAGAGTGTACAGCAAGTGTCTGTAGACTGAGGAAACTGTCAgtcaaataaaagttaaatatatttctcttttgtattttaaagaactGTTTGAATGTCTGTTCAAATCATGATATAACTGAAACTCTCTTACCTTGCACAATGTTTTCACATTGCAGTTTATCACCTTTGTTATTGTCTGAAAATACACATTAACACCTGTCTCAGTAAATGGTTCCGGACTTTAAGATCAACTTCAGAACATTTAATACTGAAAcaagttgttttacattttattttaaaggaaattttgtttatttttagaaagacCCCTGAGATGAAACCACTTTGAAAGTGTTGAATCAATCACCATGTTGTTTGTCTTGTGTATAAAACTAGAggattaatcatttaaattattgggagtttcactttttgaattgaattagtggagacaaaaacttttaaattatattctGGTTTCCTGAGATGGACCTGCTATgcatttaaatagaaatatcaCAGCTCACCTGTTCAGTTTTAGATGTTTCAATTTTCTCTTGGGACAAGTGGatttactcaaaacaaacatctttcaaaaataatgtgTTTGTATCTGTACATGTGCATATTAATGTCAGGAGGATATCAAGTTAGTTCCTCAAAATTCACATGGGTTCTCATGTACGAGCTTTTGAAGTATCACTGACCTTGTCCAGATCCTCAGATTCGAGAAACTTACAGGGGATAAAGGTGGGGAGCACCCCGACGTTGTTAACTATGAACGGGGAgacaaaagatgtttttttggaGAAAGAATTATCCTTCATAATTATGCTTTGAATatgaaatagagaaaaaaataggaatGTCTGACCTAAAACGCCAATGTTAAGGTCTTTTAACTCTTCCTCTATTTTTCTGAAGACATTCTCCTCACTGAAGTCTGCCACAATCACCTTCACCCTCTGTCCTGTGGTTTCACCTGAGACCAAA
The genomic region above belongs to Xiphophorus maculatus strain JP 163 A chromosome 12, X_maculatus-5.0-male, whole genome shotgun sequence and contains:
- the hsd17b3 gene encoding testosterone 17-beta-dehydrogenase 3 isoform X2, giving the protein MDFLELIFTLLGAAVVVYYGGKLVLFSRMLFPKWCFPLSKTFFTSMGEWAVVTGASEGIGRAYAFALADRGMNVVIMSRTKAMLEKVAEEIGETTGQRVKVIVADFSEENVFRKIEEELKDLNIGVLVNNVGVLPTFIPCKFLESEDLDKTITKVINCNVKTLCKMCKIILPGMENRNKGVIINVASGIASFPFPLYTLYAASKVFVERFSQCLQAEYKDRGIIIQAVAPFGVSTRMAGFQKTNIVTLLPEYFVQTSLQYLRAGDKINGTICHTLLAWLLQSIPLKLFYAEIVLQGLQDYVKKKTGQRESVSESKMESKNGMKK
- the hsd17b3 gene encoding testosterone 17-beta-dehydrogenase 3 isoform X1, which codes for MDFLELIFTLLGAAVVVYYGGKLVLFSRMLFPKWCFPLSKTFFTSMGEWAVVTGASEGIGRAYAFALADRGMNVVIMSRTKAMLEKVAEEIGETTGQRVKVIVADFSEENVFRKIEEELKDLNIGVLGQTFLFFSLFHIQSIIMKDNSFSKKTSFVSPFIVNNVGVLPTFIPCKFLESEDLDKTITKVINCNVKTLCKMCKIILPGMENRNKGVIINVASGIASFPFPLYTLYAASKVFVERFSQCLQAEYKDRGIIIQAVAPFGVSTRMAGFQKTNIVTLLPEYFVQTSLQYLRAGDKINGTICHTLLAWLLQSIPLKLFYAEIVLQGLQDYVKKKTGQRESVSESKMESKNGMKK